The window GCGACTCGACCGCGCGGGCGCTGATCCGGCCCTCGTGGTGCTGCTGTACGACTCCGAAGTGGTCGACCGCGTCCCCGAGGAGCCGCACGACCGGCCCGTGCACGCGGTGGTGACCCCTTCGGGAGTGCACCGCTTCCGCCGGCCCTCTCCGTAGAGGCCCCTTCGCGTCCGTAGGGGCCCGTTGTGCGAAACGGCCCTCCACGCGCGTGCGTGGAGGGCCGTTCTCAGATGGCGCTCAGGGCTTCAGGACCAGCGTGTCCGACGTTTTCGCGTCGACCGCCCGCTCCTTGAAGGCCCAGGGCAGCAGCTCGCCCTTGACCCATTTGCCGGTCTGGTCGATGTAGTGGGCGCTGTAGGCGTGCCCGGAGGCACCGGTGAGGTTGATCCACTTCGACTTGTCGAAGTCCTCCAGGTTCACCACCATGCGCATCGACGGCACCCAGACCACGGAGTAGCCGCCCGCGGCGTTCCAGCCGGTGGCGTTCACCGCCGCCTCGCCGCCGCCCATGTTGTACGGGCCACGGTTGAGCATGTACTGGAGGAAGCCGGGGCCCTCGATGCCCAGGGTCTGGTTCTTGAGGTAGAGCCGGTGCAGCCGGCCCCAGTTCCAGCTGTCGATGTCCTTGCCGAGCTTGGCGGTGAGCTCCCAGCGGGCGTCCGTGAGGGCCCGCTTGAAGAGCTCGTCGCGGGTGTCGACGGCCTTGTCGGTGCGCGTCTTCGGCGCCGACCACCAGGCGTTGTCCTCGTCGTCGAGAATCTTGCGCACCACCTCGAACCAGCGGTCGCCGCCGTCCGGCTGCGCGCTGTCGGCGTCGCGCTGCCCGCACTCGCGCACCCGCCGGTCCTCGTCGGCCGGTCCGGTGGAGTCGATCGGCTCGACGTTCAGGCACTGGCCCTCGACCCGCAGCTCCTTGGGCAGCTTGTTGCCGAAGGCGAGCTTGAGGATGTTGCGCCAGGTCGCGTTGAAGTACGCCGCCGCGGCCGAGTCGGCGTCCTGGGTGTAGTTCCAGCCCTCCAGGAGCTTCTGCGCCTCGCGGACGTCCTTGTCCGCCACGTCGATCTTGAGCAGCTTGGGCACCAGGAGCTTGGCGATCTCACTGCTGTTGTCGAGCTGCATCTGGCGCATGTCGTCGGTCGAGATCTTGCCGCCGCCCTTGATCTTCGACTCGATGAGATCGGCGATCCGCTGGCTGCGCGTTCCGTAGCCCCAGTCCGTGGTGAGCGTGTAGGGGTACTTGTCCTTGTCGACGACGGCCTGGTTGGCGGTCACGATGTAGCCGCGGTCCGGGTTGTACTCGTAGGGCAGCTCGGCCTGCTTGATGTAACCGGTCCAGCGGTACTTGGAGTCCCAGCCGGGCGAGGGGAGCGAGCCGTCGCCCTCACCGCGGATCGGGATCCTGCCGGGCAGCTGGTAGCCGATGTTGTCGTCGGTGTCCGCGTAGATCAGGTTCTGCGAGGGCACGTCGAACAGGGCGGCCGCCTTGCGGAACTCCGTCCAGTCGGTGGCCTTGTTCATCGCGAACACGGCGTCCATCGAGTTGCCCGGGTCCAGGGCGGTCCAGCGCAGGGAGATGCCGTAGCCGTCACCGCGGTCGGGTGCCGCGCTGTCGACGGTGGCCTTCTTGCCGACCTTCACGAGTTCGTCGTTGCGGTCGGACAGCAGCGGTCCGTTGTTGGTCTCCCGCACGACGATGGTCTTGGAGTCACCGCCCGCGACGTTGATCTTCTCCTCGCGGGTGGTGAAGGCCTTCACCTTGTCGTCGTACTCGTAGCCCTTCCCGGTGAGCTTCTCCAGGTAGAGGTCGGTGACGTCGGCACCGGAGTTGGTCATGCCCCAGGCGATGGACTGGTTGTGGCCGATGACCACGCCCGGCATGCCCGCGAAGGTGTACCCGGAGACGTCGTACTGGCACTTCTCGGAGACGCTCCTGCAGTGCAGGCCCATCTGGTACCAGACGGACGGCAGCGAGGGCGACAGGTGCGGGTCGTTGGCGAGCAGCGGCTTGCCGGTGATGGTGTGGGTGCCCTTGACGACCCACGAGTTCGAACCGATGCCGTTGCCGTTCACGCCGACGGCCTCAGGGACGTCGTCGAGCACCTTGTAGAGGCCCGACAGCTGGCCCTGCAGCCCGGAGGGGGCCTCCGCGTTGTTAGCGAGCCCGGTTCCCGCCGAGGACTGCGTACCGCCGGTACCCGTGCCGGTGTCGCCGCCCTGCCGGTACTCCCCGGTGGCGCTGTCGTACTGACCCTCCTGCACGATCGGCTTGTTCCGGTCGTACGGGTACTGCGGGTACAGGTCGGCGATCTGCTGGGGACCCAGGCGGCTGGTCATCAGGGAGCGGTCGATCTCCTCCTGCATGTTGCCGCGCAGGTCCCAGGCCATCGCCTTGAGCCAGGCCACCGAGTCGACCGGGGTCCACTCCTTTGGCTTGTAGTCGTTGGCGAAGCCGAGGGCCGCGTACTCCAGCGAGATGTCCTCGCCGTCCTTGCCCTTCAGGTACGCGTTGACCCCCTTGGCGTATGCCTGCAGGTACTTCTTCGTCTCCGCGGAGAGCTTGGTCTCGTACTCCTTCTTCGCCACCCGGTCCCAGCCGAGCGTGCGCAGGAACTCGTCCTCGTCGACCTGGCTCTCGCCGAACATCTCGGAGAGCCTGCCGGCCGTCATATGACGGCGTACGTCCATCTCGTAGAACCGGTCCTGCGCCTGGACGTAGCCCTGCGCCATGAACAGGTCCGCGTCGGTCGAGGCGTAGATCTGCGGGATCCCGTAGCCGTCGCGCTTGACGTCCACGGGGCCCGACAGGCCGTCGAGCGTGATGGAACCCTTGGTCTGGGGGAAGGAGGCACGGACGGTGCTGATGCTCCAGAACGACCCGTAGGCGATGCCGCCGACAATGGCCAGAACCAGGACGATCAGGATCAGACGGGCTCTGCGCCCCTTCTTCCTGCCGGACTTGCCGGGCTTTTGACCGGAAGATGCGGTGGTGTTGGGGGGCATCGCTGTCCTTGCTGTCCTCACGCGAGCGGCAGGCGGGCTTGTCCATTTGACTGAGCGCTGGAGCAACCATAGGCGCAGGGCCAACTCGGGCTTGACGCGGAGTCGGGAACCCGGGCGGACGGGAGTTCGATCTTGCCTTGCCGAGTGTCAAGAAAGCGTCAAGAGTTAGGTAAGGTAACGAAGTAGTTGAACCATCGAGCCGGCTGAACCGGCCACGGTTGTACCGAACCAGGTGATCCAACCGATCGAAGCGGTCCAACTGGTCAAAGTGATCCACTCGGAACGGCGAGAAGGGAAACAGCCGCTGACTGTCCACCACCTCAACCAGCTCCTGCTCGTTTGCTCGCTCGTTCTGCTCGTCGCGGTGGCAGCGGTTCGGATCTCGTCGCGCAGCGGGCTCCCCAGCCTGCTCGTGTACCTGGGCATCGGCGTCGCCATGGGCCAGGACGGCATCGGCGACATCCACTTCGACAACGCCGAACTGACCCAGGTCATCGGGTACGCGGCCCTGGTCGTGATCCTGGCCGAGGGCGGCCTCGGCACGAAGTGGAAGGAGATCAAACCGGGGCTGCCGGCTGCCTCCTCACTGGCGCTGGTCGGCGTCTCGGTGAGCGTCGGCATCACCGCGACAGCGGCCCACTACTTGATCGGGCTGGAGTGGCGGCAGGCGTTCATCATCGGCGCGGTGGTGTCCTCGACGGACGCGGCGGCGGTCTTCTCCGTGCTGCGGAAAGTGCCCCTCCCCGCGCGCGTGACGGGCATTCTGGAGGCCGAGTCGGGCTTCAACGACGCCCCGGTGGTCATCCTCGTCGTCTCGTTCTCGATGGCAGGACCGGTGGAGCACTGGTACCACCTGCTCGGCGAGATAGCGCTGGAGCTGTCCATCGGAGCGGCCATCGGTCTCGCGGTGGGCTTCCTGGGGGCGTACGGGCTGCGGCATGTGGCGCTGCCCGCCTCCGGCCTCTACCCGATCGCGGTGATGGCGATCGCGGTCACGGCGTACGCGGCCGGGGCGCTGGCCCACGGCAGCGGCTTCCTCGCGGTCTATCTGGCGTCGATGGTGCTGGGCAACGCGAAGCTGCCGCACTGGCCCGCCACACGCGGCTTCGCCGACGGGCTCGGCTGGATCGCCCAGATCGGCATGTTCGTACTGCTCGGGCTGCTGGTCACACCGCACGAGATGGGCGACGACATCTGGCCCGCGCTCGTCATCGGGCTGGTGCTGACCATGGTGGCGCGGCCGCTGAGCGTCGTGGTGGCGCTGGCGCCCTTCCGCATGCGCTGGCAGGAGCAGGCCCTGATGTCGTGGGCCGGGCTGCGCGGCGCGGTGCCCATCATCCTGGCGACGATCCCGATGGTGAGCGGCGTCGAGGAAAGCCGTCGCATCTTCAACATCGTCTTCGTACTTGTCGTCGTCTACACCCTCGTCCAGGGGCCCACGCTCCCCTGGGTGGCGCGGAAACTGGGCGTGTCCAAGGCCCCCTCGGAGACCGCCGACCTGGGGATCGAATCGGCACCCCTGGAGCGGCTGCGCGGACATCTGCTGTCCGTCGCGATCCCGGAGGGGTCGAAGATGCACGGCGTCGAGATCAACGAGCTGCGGCTGCCCGCGGGTGCCGCCGTCACGCTGGTCGTCCGCGGTGGAGAATCGTTCGTTCCGCTTCCCACGACCGTGCTGCGGCGCGGCGACGAGCTGCTCGTGGTGGCCACCGATCCCGTCCGGGACGCGGCCGAACAGCGGCTGCGCGCGGTCGGGCAGGGGGGCAAGCTGGCGGGGTGGCTGGGGACGGGTGGGAACGGGAGCGAGGACTGAGCCTCGGCTCCTTGGCTCTCCGACTGCTCGGCTCCTTGCGCTTTGGGTGCCTGGCTTTCGGGCTCCTCGGCTCGGTGAGTATTCACAGGCGTCGGCCAGAAGAGTGCTGGGTTTCACAGGGGTGGAGTCGCTTGGGCCTGTATCATCAAGGCGCATCTTGATCTAACCAACTCTGCCTGACGCAGAGCTGGCGCGACCGTATGGCGGCCGCGGTGCCCTCTCCGGCGGGCGGCCCGGCATCTACCGCAGTTCCGCGCAAGAGGACAGCTCTCGGCGCCTCCAGCCCCGCAGAAAGGGCGCGCTACCAGGCGGCAGAAAGGCACGGGCCGTGGCATCCACGGTCACCCCGGAGTCCCCCGGGACTCCTGTCTCCTCCCGCCCGGGATACGGACAACTGCTGCGTACGCGCGGCGCGTGGACGTTCCTGCTTCCCGGCTTCGCCGCGCGGCAGCCGTTCGCGATGCTGACCATCTCCATCGTGCTGCTCGTCCAGCACACCACCGGCTCGTACGGGGCCGCCGGCGCCGTCGCCGCCGTGACCGGTGTCTCCCTGGCACTGTTCGCGCCCTTCACCGGCCGCCTCGCCGACCGTCACGGCCAGCGGGCCGTCCTGCTGCCCGGCGTCCTCGTCCACACGCTGGCGGGACTCTCCCTGACCGCGCTGGCACTCTCGGACGCGCCTCTGTGGGCACTCTTCGTGGCCGCCGTGCCGACGGGTGCCTCGGTGCCGCAGATCGGGCCCATGGTGCGGGCCCGCTGGGGCGTCAAGCTCCAGGACTCGCCGCTGATGACGACCGCGGCGGCCTTCGAGTCCGTCACCGACGAGCTCACCTTCGTGTTCGGGCCGCTGCTCGCCACCGCGCTGTGCACCGCCATTGATCCGGCCGCCGGCCTGCTCACGGAGGCCGCGCTGACCCTGGTCGGCGGTCTGCTGTTCGCCGCCCAGCGCGGCACCCAGCCGGCCGTGGGCCTCAAGGGGCACGCGCGCGTGAAGCACGCCTCCGCGCTGTCCGTCCCCGGCGTGCGTGTGCTGATCGTGGCCTTCCTCGGCATCGGCGCCGTGTTCGGCGGCATGCAGGTCTCGCTCGCCGCGTTCAGCGAGTCCATCGGCGAGCCCGGTCTGAACGGTGTCCTGTACGGGACCTTCGCCGCGGGCAACATGCTCTCCGGCGTCGTCTGCGGCGCGATCGCCTGGAAGGTCGCCCCGCGCCGCCGCCTCGTCGTCGCGTACGCCGCCCTGGGGCTGACCGCCTCCGGACTGTGGGCCGCCCAGTCGGTGACCGTCCTCGCGGGCATCGGCCTCCTCGTCGGTGTGTGCATCGCTCCCGCCCTGATCACCGGCTACACCCTGGTCGACGGACTCGTGCCGGCGGGCGCCCGGACCGAGGCCTTCACCTGGCTCACCGGAGCGGTCGCGCTCGGGCAGGCGGCCGCCGTGACGATCGCCGGACAGATGGAGGACCGCCTGTGGGACGGTGCCGGATTCCTCGTCCCGATGGGCGGCACGCTGCTGGCCCTGGCGACCCTCGTGACCCTGCGTTCACGGCTCTCGCCCCGGGTCGTGAGCCGGACCGTCGCACGTGGCGTGGGTCACCGAGAGCCGGTGGCAGTGGACTGATCCCGAGGAATACGTCACTATGGACCGTCGTTAGCACTCACTGAGTGAGAGTGCCAGGAGGAAGACAAGTGCCGACCTACCAGTACCAGTGCACCGAGTGCGGCGAGGGCCTCGAGGCGGTGCAGAAGTTCACCGATGACGCCCTCACCGTGTGCCCGAGCTGTGACGGACGCCTGAAGAAGGTGTTCTCCGCGGTCGGCATCGTCTTCAAGGGCTCCGGCTTCTACCGCAACGACAGCCGCGGTTCGTCGTCGAGCAGCAGCCCGGCGCC is drawn from Streptomyces liliifuscus and contains these coding sequences:
- a CDS encoding penicillin acylase family protein; this translates as MPPNTTASSGQKPGKSGRKKGRRARLILIVLVLAIVGGIAYGSFWSISTVRASFPQTKGSITLDGLSGPVDVKRDGYGIPQIYASTDADLFMAQGYVQAQDRFYEMDVRRHMTAGRLSEMFGESQVDEDEFLRTLGWDRVAKKEYETKLSAETKKYLQAYAKGVNAYLKGKDGEDISLEYAALGFANDYKPKEWTPVDSVAWLKAMAWDLRGNMQEEIDRSLMTSRLGPQQIADLYPQYPYDRNKPIVQEGQYDSATGEYRQGGDTGTGTGGTQSSAGTGLANNAEAPSGLQGQLSGLYKVLDDVPEAVGVNGNGIGSNSWVVKGTHTITGKPLLANDPHLSPSLPSVWYQMGLHCRSVSEKCQYDVSGYTFAGMPGVVIGHNQSIAWGMTNSGADVTDLYLEKLTGKGYEYDDKVKAFTTREEKINVAGGDSKTIVVRETNNGPLLSDRNDELVKVGKKATVDSAAPDRGDGYGISLRWTALDPGNSMDAVFAMNKATDWTEFRKAAALFDVPSQNLIYADTDDNIGYQLPGRIPIRGEGDGSLPSPGWDSKYRWTGYIKQAELPYEYNPDRGYIVTANQAVVDKDKYPYTLTTDWGYGTRSQRIADLIESKIKGGGKISTDDMRQMQLDNSSEIAKLLVPKLLKIDVADKDVREAQKLLEGWNYTQDADSAAAAYFNATWRNILKLAFGNKLPKELRVEGQCLNVEPIDSTGPADEDRRVRECGQRDADSAQPDGGDRWFEVVRKILDDEDNAWWSAPKTRTDKAVDTRDELFKRALTDARWELTAKLGKDIDSWNWGRLHRLYLKNQTLGIEGPGFLQYMLNRGPYNMGGGEAAVNATGWNAAGGYSVVWVPSMRMVVNLEDFDKSKWINLTGASGHAYSAHYIDQTGKWVKGELLPWAFKERAVDAKTSDTLVLKP
- a CDS encoding potassium/proton antiporter, yielding MIHSERREGKQPLTVHHLNQLLLVCSLVLLVAVAAVRISSRSGLPSLLVYLGIGVAMGQDGIGDIHFDNAELTQVIGYAALVVILAEGGLGTKWKEIKPGLPAASSLALVGVSVSVGITATAAHYLIGLEWRQAFIIGAVVSSTDAAAVFSVLRKVPLPARVTGILEAESGFNDAPVVILVVSFSMAGPVEHWYHLLGEIALELSIGAAIGLAVGFLGAYGLRHVALPASGLYPIAVMAIAVTAYAAGALAHGSGFLAVYLASMVLGNAKLPHWPATRGFADGLGWIAQIGMFVLLGLLVTPHEMGDDIWPALVIGLVLTMVARPLSVVVALAPFRMRWQEQALMSWAGLRGAVPIILATIPMVSGVEESRRIFNIVFVLVVVYTLVQGPTLPWVARKLGVSKAPSETADLGIESAPLERLRGHLLSVAIPEGSKMHGVEINELRLPAGAAVTLVVRGGESFVPLPTTVLRRGDELLVVATDPVRDAAEQRLRAVGQGGKLAGWLGTGGNGSED
- a CDS encoding MFS transporter, with the translated sequence MASTVTPESPGTPVSSRPGYGQLLRTRGAWTFLLPGFAARQPFAMLTISIVLLVQHTTGSYGAAGAVAAVTGVSLALFAPFTGRLADRHGQRAVLLPGVLVHTLAGLSLTALALSDAPLWALFVAAVPTGASVPQIGPMVRARWGVKLQDSPLMTTAAAFESVTDELTFVFGPLLATALCTAIDPAAGLLTEAALTLVGGLLFAAQRGTQPAVGLKGHARVKHASALSVPGVRVLIVAFLGIGAVFGGMQVSLAAFSESIGEPGLNGVLYGTFAAGNMLSGVVCGAIAWKVAPRRRLVVAYAALGLTASGLWAAQSVTVLAGIGLLVGVCIAPALITGYTLVDGLVPAGARTEAFTWLTGAVALGQAAAVTIAGQMEDRLWDGAGFLVPMGGTLLALATLVTLRSRLSPRVVSRTVARGVGHREPVAVD
- a CDS encoding FmdB family zinc ribbon protein, which encodes MPTYQYQCTECGEGLEAVQKFTDDALTVCPSCDGRLKKVFSAVGIVFKGSGFYRNDSRGSSSSSSPAPATKTSTGSSDSKTSSSSDSSSSSGSKSSSDSKSSSTSSSSGSSNAA